In uncultured Methanobrevibacter sp., one DNA window encodes the following:
- the glnA gene encoding type I glutamate--ammonia ligase: MSDIPEEKIERIKEKMKEDNIKFIRLQFVDINGTVKNIVIPFNGEDMSELFNEGMLFDGSSIAGFVGVNDSDLVLKPDIDTYSRLSWRPEESATCRFICDIWTADRKPFIGDPRGVLKKSLAHIANMGLQYNIGPEPEFFIVDIDENGYPMPYDNAGYFDVEPLDKGPDFRRELTLNLEDLDFEVEASHHEVAPGQNEIAFKFKDALKTADAVITFKQAIKAIVDNMATFDQLDYRVTFMPKPFFGVSGSGMHCHQSVFKGDKNLFSDPDSENGLSKDALYFMGGLLKHAPAITAITNPIVNSYKRLVPGFEAPVYRAYGLRNRSALIRVPAARGKATRIEYRSPDPACNPYLAFTVMLEAGIDGIVNKIDPGEPVEDDIYRMSEEERDARGIKVLPTSLWEAYHSLEEDPLILNALGPHVSEKFLELKYQEWDEYRVQVFGYEQRKYLDI; the protein is encoded by the coding sequence ATGAGTGATATTCCAGAAGAAAAAATAGAACGTATAAAAGAAAAAATGAAAGAAGATAATATTAAATTTATCAGATTACAATTCGTAGACATTAATGGTACTGTCAAAAACATTGTAATCCCATTCAATGGGGAAGATATGAGTGAATTATTTAATGAAGGAATGTTATTTGACGGTTCATCAATTGCAGGATTTGTCGGAGTTAATGATAGTGATTTAGTATTAAAACCTGATATTGACACTTATTCAAGACTTTCATGGAGACCTGAAGAATCCGCAACATGCAGATTCATTTGTGACATCTGGACCGCTGACAGAAAGCCGTTTATAGGAGACCCAAGGGGAGTCTTGAAAAAATCATTGGCACACATTGCAAATATGGGCTTGCAATACAACATAGGTCCCGAACCTGAATTCTTTATTGTTGACATTGATGAAAATGGATATCCTATGCCTTACGATAATGCAGGATACTTCGATGTTGAACCTTTGGACAAAGGCCCTGATTTCAGAAGAGAATTGACCTTGAATTTAGAAGACCTTGACTTTGAAGTTGAAGCTTCACACCACGAAGTGGCACCGGGTCAAAACGAAATTGCATTTAAATTTAAGGACGCTCTCAAAACAGCTGATGCAGTAATTACATTCAAACAAGCTATTAAGGCTATTGTAGACAATATGGCTACATTTGACCAACTGGATTACAGAGTCACATTCATGCCAAAACCTTTCTTCGGCGTGAGCGGAAGTGGTATGCACTGTCACCAATCCGTATTTAAAGGTGATAAAAACCTCTTTTCAGACCCTGATTCAGAAAATGGCCTTTCCAAAGATGCCCTCTATTTCATGGGAGGTCTTCTCAAACACGCCCCTGCAATAACAGCAATTACAAACCCAATTGTCAACTCATACAAACGTTTAGTTCCAGGTTTTGAAGCTCCAGTATACAGAGCATATGGTCTTAGAAACAGATCCGCATTAATCAGAGTGCCTGCAGCCCGTGGAAAAGCTACACGTATTGAATATAGGTCTCCAGACCCAGCATGTAACCCATACCTTGCATTCACAGTAATGCTTGAAGCAGGTATTGACGGAATCGTCAATAAGATTGACCCAGGAGAACCTGTTGAAGATGACATTTACAGAATGAGTGAGGAAGAAAGAGATGCAAGAGGCATTAAAGTTCTGCCAACAAGTTTATGGGAAGCATACCACTCTTTAGAAGAAGACCCATTAATACTCAATGCGCTCGGACCTCATGTCAGCGAAAAATTCCTAGAGCTCAAATATCAAGAATGGGACGAATATCGTGTCCAAGTATTCGGATACGAACAAAGAAAATATTTAGATATTTAA
- a CDS encoding HesA/MoeB/ThiF family protein yields the protein MNTLEANLTTFSDNMTTDNKYWEIMTRQMDIVEKSEQEKFKNSRITVIGCGGIGGQTIEMLARMGVGELVLVDEDVFDWTNLNRQTFATVNDIGLEKSEVAKQKVESINPYVKVINFTKHVDLTNVDELIGNSDIVIDALDNITTRVIVSRKAREYKIPFIHGAIHGTLGQVTVFLSNTKSYEEMFNLPSLGKELNDETLGELKGISSGTPPALGPAPNLIGCLEATEAFKIITGVGKVTVAPKILTFDLLNFESFEIEEL from the coding sequence ATGAATACTTTGGAAGCGAATTTGACCACTTTTAGTGATAATATGACAACTGACAACAAGTATTGGGAAATTATGACCCGCCAAATGGATATTGTTGAAAAAAGCGAACAGGAAAAATTCAAAAATTCAAGGATTACAGTTATCGGATGTGGCGGAATTGGTGGCCAAACCATTGAAATGCTTGCAAGGATGGGCGTTGGCGAACTGGTTTTGGTTGATGAAGATGTCTTTGACTGGACAAATTTAAACAGACAGACCTTTGCAACCGTAAATGACATCGGCCTGGAAAAAAGCGAGGTTGCAAAACAGAAAGTTGAATCGATAAATCCTTATGTGAAAGTAATCAATTTTACAAAGCATGTTGATTTGACAAACGTTGACGAACTCATTGGAAACTCAGACATTGTCATAGATGCTCTTGACAACATCACAACTAGAGTAATAGTTTCAAGAAAGGCCAGAGAATATAAAATACCGTTCATTCATGGAGCCATCCATGGAACATTGGGTCAAGTCACCGTATTTTTATCAAATACCAAAAGTTATGAGGAAATGTTCAACCTGCCATCACTCGGAAAAGAGTTAAATGATGAAACACTCGGTGAATTGAAAGGCATTTCTTCAGGAACCCCGCCGGCTCTTGGACCTGCCCCAAACTTGATTGGTTGTCTTGAAGCTACAGAAGCCTTTAAAATCATAACAGGTGTCGGCAAAGTTACTGTTGCACCAAAAATTTTGACCTTTGATTTATTGAATTTCGAGTCATTTGAAATAGAAGAACTTTAA
- a CDS encoding aldo/keto reductase, producing the protein MLYNKLGKTNLEVSRLGFGTMRLPTTGSNDEIIESEASEMLTYGIENGINIIDTAYPYHSKTLDGSGESETFVGEFLKENNYREDILLSTKSPSWAIEKKEDFDFYLDEQLKKLQTDYIDIYLLHSLTVPDWEKVKGLDVLDFLDDCLTTGKVKHVGFSSHIEVDYLIEIIDEYPKWEVVMTQMNYLDEYYQSGVMGLDYLKETNIGSMIMEPLRGGRLVQNIPKEVQTLWDSADVKRTPVEWALQYLWNRDDVDCVLSGMTSPNQVKENIEIANKIDEISENDQELIREVARTYRTFLGNNCTRCGYCMPCPHGVDIINCLTEYNIAHMLNDPKASAMQYFSLIDDDSRADSCVQCMECIPFCTQMLDIPEELVKVHEYFGSEFDHF; encoded by the coding sequence ATGTTATATAATAAACTTGGTAAAACCAATTTAGAAGTTTCAAGACTGGGTTTTGGAACAATGAGACTTCCAACAACTGGTTCTAACGATGAAATCATCGAAAGTGAAGCCAGCGAGATGTTAACATACGGAATTGAAAATGGAATTAACATCATCGATACCGCATATCCATACCACAGCAAAACTTTAGACGGCAGTGGGGAAAGCGAAACCTTTGTTGGAGAGTTTTTAAAAGAAAATAATTACAGAGAAGATATTTTACTTTCGACAAAGTCCCCCTCATGGGCTATTGAAAAAAAAGAAGATTTTGATTTTTATCTTGATGAACAGCTTAAAAAACTTCAAACCGATTATATTGACATTTATCTGCTCCACTCCCTTACCGTTCCGGATTGGGAAAAGGTAAAAGGCTTGGATGTTCTTGATTTTCTTGATGACTGTTTAACAACAGGCAAGGTAAAGCATGTTGGATTTTCTTCACATATAGAAGTAGATTATCTGATTGAAATCATAGATGAATATCCAAAATGGGAAGTCGTCATGACCCAAATGAACTATCTGGACGAATATTACCAGTCAGGTGTTATGGGATTGGATTATCTGAAAGAGACCAATATTGGAAGTATGATAATGGAACCTTTAAGGGGTGGAAGGTTAGTTCAAAACATTCCTAAGGAAGTTCAAACATTATGGGATAGTGCTGATGTCAAAAGAACACCTGTTGAATGGGCTTTGCAATATTTATGGAACAGGGATGATGTCGATTGCGTTTTAAGTGGAATGACATCACCCAACCAGGTTAAGGAAAATATTGAAATTGCAAATAAGATTGATGAAATCAGTGAAAATGATCAGGAATTAATCCGAGAAGTTGCAAGAACATACAGGACATTTTTAGGAAACAACTGTACCAGATGCGGATATTGCATGCCTTGTCCTCATGGGGTGGACATCATAAACTGTTTGACTGAATATAACATTGCACACATGCTGAATGATCCAAAAGCAAGTGCAATGCAGTATTTTAGCCTTATAGATGATGATTCAAGAGCAGACAGTTGTGTGCAATGTATGGAATGCATCCCATTTTGTACTCAAATGCTGGACATTCCAGAAGAATTGGTTAAGGTTCATGAATACTTTGGAAGCGAATTTGACCACTTTTAG
- a CDS encoding adenosylhomocysteinase codes for MSKVKDMSLAPEGVRKIEWVQKHMPVLEHIKAEYEETQPFKGITIGSCLHLEPKTINLGLTLMAGGAEVAMTGCNPLSTHDDAVAGAADLGLNVYGWREQDDEEYYQTINMVLDHKPDIIIDDGADMIMVLHNERTDVLKHIKGACEETTTGVHRLQAMHADGALKFPVIAVNDAYTKYLFDNRYGTGQSSFDAIMGTTNMVIAGKTVVVCGYGWCGRGLALRAAGLGADVIVTEVDPIRALEARMDGYRVMTIREAVKQADLIITVTGNADIICGDDFKYMKDGCMLANSGHFNVEINRQDLEAISTQVKEVRESIEEFTTKDGRKIYLLADGRLVNLSAARGQGHPAEIMDMSFAVQALSAKHILENDLPVGVTKAPDEIDYTVASMKLKAMGIEIDSLTDSQKAYMSNWQEGT; via the coding sequence ATGAGTAAAGTTAAAGATATGTCATTAGCACCAGAAGGTGTACGTAAAATTGAATGGGTTCAAAAACACATGCCTGTTTTGGAACACATCAAAGCTGAATATGAAGAAACCCAACCTTTCAAAGGAATCACTATCGGGTCATGTTTACATTTAGAACCTAAAACAATCAATTTAGGTTTAACTCTAATGGCTGGTGGAGCTGAAGTTGCAATGACTGGTTGTAACCCATTATCCACTCATGACGATGCAGTTGCAGGAGCAGCTGATCTTGGTTTAAACGTTTACGGTTGGAGAGAACAGGACGATGAAGAATACTACCAAACCATTAACATGGTGCTCGACCACAAACCGGACATCATCATCGATGATGGAGCAGACATGATCATGGTACTCCACAACGAAAGAACCGATGTATTAAAACACATCAAAGGCGCATGTGAAGAAACCACAACTGGTGTACATAGGCTTCAAGCAATGCATGCAGACGGAGCATTAAAATTCCCAGTTATTGCAGTAAACGACGCATACACCAAATACTTATTTGACAACAGATACGGAACCGGTCAATCAAGCTTCGATGCAATCATGGGAACAACCAACATGGTCATCGCAGGAAAAACTGTAGTCGTATGTGGATACGGATGGTGTGGAAGAGGACTTGCACTCAGAGCAGCAGGTCTCGGAGCAGATGTAATCGTAACAGAAGTAGATCCAATCAGAGCACTTGAAGCTAGAATGGATGGTTACAGGGTAATGACCATCAGAGAAGCTGTAAAACAAGCGGACTTAATCATAACCGTAACCGGAAATGCAGATATTATCTGCGGCGATGACTTCAAATACATGAAAGACGGATGTATGCTTGCAAACTCCGGACACTTCAATGTAGAAATCAACAGACAAGACCTTGAAGCAATATCAACTCAAGTAAAAGAAGTACGTGAAAGTATTGAAGAATTCACTACAAAAGATGGACGTAAAATCTATCTTTTAGCTGACGGTCGTTTAGTAAACTTATCCGCTGCACGTGGACAAGGACACCCTGCTGAAATCATGGACATGAGTTTTGCTGTACAGGCATTATCTGCAAAACACATCCTCGAAAACGATTTACCTGTTGGTGTAACCAAAGCACCTGATGAAATCGACTACACCGTAGCAAGTATGAAACTCAAAGCTATGGGAATTGAAATAGATTCATTAACCGACAGTCAAAAAGCTTACATGTCAAACTGGCAAGAAGGAACATAA
- a CDS encoding DUF2119 family protein produces MSYFRYIDNGEGPTKLFIGGVHGNEGVTSLKFIKRIDEEDLSPGQFYFYNFDKTKYISTIKKEYYESELGLKILDLINYFEPDFYTELHCYNLKNYDKLTSMERYNRTGIPPLIKLGNHVLVSSVSPLIRMTYFSTDTVCKTLEFPCIEKLTPDVVKEFGFDKKLAVESYENLLKLILKSPSRQYFEREMLVWYKDQVDLAVQYAQMVFGDDFPPY; encoded by the coding sequence ATGTCTTATTTTAGATACATTGACAACGGTGAAGGTCCAACCAAGTTATTCATTGGTGGAGTTCATGGTAATGAAGGTGTAACTTCTTTAAAATTCATTAAGCGAATTGATGAGGAAGATTTATCTCCTGGACAATTCTATTTTTATAATTTCGATAAAACTAAGTACATCTCAACAATCAAAAAGGAGTACTATGAATCAGAGTTGGGCTTGAAAATTCTGGATTTAATCAATTACTTCGAACCGGATTTTTACACGGAGCTTCACTGCTACAATCTCAAAAACTATGATAAACTGACTTCAATGGAAAGATACAATCGTACAGGTATTCCTCCATTGATTAAATTGGGAAATCATGTTCTGGTATCATCTGTATCACCGCTTATCAGAATGACTTATTTTTCAACTGATACAGTTTGCAAAACCCTGGAATTCCCCTGCATTGAAAAATTAACTCCTGATGTTGTAAAAGAGTTTGGATTTGATAAGAAATTAGCTGTTGAATCCTATGAAAATTTGCTCAAATTAATACTAAAATCTCCTTCAAGACAGTATTTTGAAAGGGAAATGTTAGTGTGGTATAAAGATCAGGTTGATTTGGCAGTCCAATATGCCCAAATGGTATTCGGTGACGATTTTCCTCCGTACTGA
- the fen gene encoding flap endonuclease-1, with product MGVKLKDIVEPKNISFKDLEGRSVSIDAFNTLYQFLSTIRQRDGRPLTDENGNITSHLSGILYRNSSMIEKDIKPIYVFDGKAPELKSETQAKRREIREESEKIYKQALAEGDTEKARKFAMRSSKLSPEIIESSKKLLTLMGIPYIEAKGEGEAQAAYLVANGDAYAVASQDYDCLLFGAKRVVRNLAINSNLGNLEFYELDRVLRELDITREELVDMGILIGTDFCDGLKGVGAKTALKLAKKGQLKEKIAELQKESTHDLDEVRDIFLNHNVNTDYKIKWEKPKQDKIIEFLCYEHGFSEDRVIKASDKLKNLNSAQGSLDAWF from the coding sequence ATGGGTGTTAAATTAAAAGATATTGTAGAACCAAAAAATATTAGTTTTAAGGATTTGGAAGGTAGAAGTGTATCTATAGATGCGTTTAACACTCTTTATCAATTTTTATCAACAATCCGTCAAAGAGATGGAAGGCCACTGACTGATGAAAACGGGAACATAACATCACACCTAAGTGGAATACTGTATAGAAACTCCTCAATGATTGAAAAGGATATCAAGCCAATTTATGTTTTTGATGGAAAAGCGCCTGAACTTAAAAGTGAAACTCAAGCTAAAAGAAGAGAAATAAGAGAAGAATCAGAAAAAATATATAAGCAGGCATTAGCTGAAGGAGATACTGAAAAAGCACGTAAATTTGCAATGAGATCATCAAAATTGTCTCCGGAAATCATTGAATCCTCAAAAAAATTATTGACATTAATGGGGATACCATACATTGAAGCCAAAGGAGAGGGTGAAGCGCAGGCAGCATACCTTGTAGCAAATGGGGATGCATATGCAGTTGCTTCTCAGGATTATGATTGTCTTTTATTTGGAGCCAAAAGAGTTGTTCGAAACCTTGCCATCAATTCCAATTTAGGGAACTTGGAATTCTACGAACTGGACCGGGTTCTTAGGGAACTTGACATTACCCGTGAAGAATTAGTGGACATGGGAATATTAATAGGAACTGATTTTTGTGATGGTTTAAAAGGAGTAGGTGCAAAAACTGCCTTGAAATTAGCTAAAAAAGGACAATTAAAAGAAAAAATAGCTGAACTTCAAAAAGAATCTACCCATGATTTGGATGAAGTTCGTGACATTTTCCTAAACCATAATGTCAATACGGACTACAAAATCAAATGGGAAAAACCAAAACAGGACAAAATAATAGAATTTTTATGTTATGAACATGGATTTTCCGAAGACCGTGTAATAAAAGCATCCGACAAACTTAAGAATCTCAATTCAGCACAAGGAAGTCTTGATGCATGGTTTTAA